In Qipengyuania psychrotolerans, one DNA window encodes the following:
- a CDS encoding DNA polymerase III subunit delta' — protein MKFIGHDEAWEEWRSAMAGSRMHHAWLLAGRKGLGKASFVQSAARELIGVPRDTGDHPDILTLTYGPKNKDEAKKRDEGKPFELARGIKVEQVRAIQRRLTTRPSMGTRRAVIIDPSDDMEVGASNALLKSLEEPPEGTFFLLVAHSPARLLPTIRSRCRTVRFPSLDKNAMDDLLRDLAPDVDIATRDAAIAAAAGSPGAALSFVTLDLGKAAQLMRQIVERGDRDFSLRGQLAGVIGGKQDIPRLQAVLDLARAILAERIGQITGNPRRFVDTHAELVRLTGEQPTYNFDPGLLAMEIGTLLASAGAASERANG, from the coding sequence GTGAAGTTCATTGGACACGACGAGGCGTGGGAAGAATGGCGTAGCGCGATGGCGGGATCGCGTATGCACCACGCCTGGCTTCTCGCTGGCCGCAAAGGACTGGGCAAGGCTAGCTTCGTACAGTCTGCTGCGCGCGAACTTATCGGGGTGCCACGCGATACAGGTGACCATCCCGATATTCTCACCCTGACCTATGGACCCAAGAACAAGGACGAGGCCAAAAAGCGCGATGAAGGAAAGCCTTTCGAACTCGCTCGCGGCATAAAGGTCGAGCAAGTCCGAGCAATCCAGCGGCGCCTTACGACACGGCCTTCCATGGGGACCCGCCGCGCAGTCATAATTGACCCCTCCGACGATATGGAGGTGGGGGCATCAAACGCGTTGCTCAAGAGCCTTGAGGAACCCCCTGAAGGCACCTTCTTCCTCCTTGTCGCTCATAGCCCAGCGCGTTTGCTGCCGACCATTCGGTCACGGTGCCGGACAGTGCGCTTCCCATCCCTGGACAAAAACGCGATGGACGACCTGCTGCGAGATTTGGCGCCGGACGTCGATATCGCGACCAGGGATGCAGCGATCGCAGCAGCAGCAGGCTCGCCGGGGGCTGCACTTTCCTTCGTAACCCTTGATTTGGGCAAGGCAGCCCAGCTTATGCGACAGATCGTGGAACGAGGGGACCGCGATTTCAGTCTTCGGGGGCAACTGGCTGGCGTCATTGGGGGCAAGCAGGACATTCCGCGTTTGCAGGCCGTGCTCGATTTGGCACGAGCAATCCTCGCAGAACGCATTGGACAGATCACCGGCAACCCCCGCCGCTTTGTCGACACCCATGCCGAGTTGGTTCGCTTGACCGGCGAACAACCCACATACAATTTCGACCCCGGACTGCTCGCGATGGAAATCGGAACCTTGCTCGCATCCGCAGGGGCGGCTAGCGAGCGCGCCAATGGCTGA